In one window of Dromaius novaehollandiae isolate bDroNov1 chromosome W, bDroNov1.hap1, whole genome shotgun sequence DNA:
- the LOC135324218 gene encoding avidin-like, giving the protein MQVAAILLLLALALVTPSSSAERKCVLAGLWINDLGSNMTINSVNEAGEFSGTYHTAVTAGNGEIKISPLQGSQHRENNSNQPTFGFTVNWSFSDSVAVFVGQCFVDKDGREILKTMWLLREQVGSLGDDWKATRVGVNVFVRRALRRE; this is encoded by the exons ATGCAGGTGGCTGCCATCCTCCTGCTGCTCGCCCTGGCGCTGGTgactcccagctcctctgctgagcgGAAG tgTGTCCTGGCAGGACTTTGGATCAATGACCTGGGCTCCAATATGACCATCAATTCTGTGAATGAAGCAGGAGAGTTCTCCGGCACGTACCACACGGCCGTGACAGCTGGCAACGGTGAAATCAAGATTTCGCCGCTGCAGGGATCCCAGCACCGTGAGAacaacagcaaccagcccaccTTCGGTTTCACTGTCAACTGGAGTTTCTCAG ACTCCGTCGCTGTCTTCGTGGGCCAGTGCTTCGTGGACAAGGACGGGAGGGAAATTTTGAAGACCATGTGGCTCCTGCGAGAGCAGGTCGGCAGCCTCGGCGACGACTGGAAAGCCACCAG AGTCGGCGTCAACGTCTTCGTCCGCCGGGCGCTGCGCAGGGAGTGA
- the LOC135324493 gene encoding avidin-like: MQVAAILLLLALALATPSSSAERKCVLTGFWINDLGSNMTINSVNEAGEFSGTYHTAVTIGNGEIKISPLQGSQHRENNSNQPTFGFTVNWSFSDSVAVFVGQCFVDKDGREILKTMWLLREQVGSLGDDWKATRVGVNVFVRRAPRRE; encoded by the exons ATGCAGGTGGCTGCCATCCTCCTGCTGCTCGCCCTGGCGCTGGCgactcccagctcctctgctgagcgGAAG tgTGTCCTGACAGGCTTTTGGATCAATGACCTGGGCTCCAATATGACCATCAATTCTGTGAATGAAGCAGGAGAGTTCTCCGGCACGTACCACACGGCCGTGACAATCGGCAATGGCGAAATCAAGATTTCGCCGCTGCAGGGATCCCAGCACCGTGAGAacaacagcaaccagcccaccTTCGGTTTCACTGTCAACTGGAGTTTCTCAG ACTCCGTCGCTGTCTTCGTGGGCCAGTGCTTCGTGGACAAGGACGGGAGGGAAATTTTGAAGACCATGTGGCTCCTGCGAGAGCAGGTCGGCAGCCTCGGCGACGACTGGAAAGCCACCAG AGTCGGCGTCAACGTCTTCGtccgccgggcgccgcgcaggGAGTGA
- the LOC135324492 gene encoding non-lysosomal glucosylceramidase-like: MAVAMADAGPLMRRYEGAAQGRGVAAAGWRICLAHRFEERRQPYCVSDLHVTHLLRHIGLGMRYFRWWYKKTRLEKKYPFIDLIRAVPLRQIYGCPLGGIGGGTITRGWRGEFCRWQLNPGLYHYETVIADQFTVCLRRKGQTVYQQVLSVEKPSTLQDWNWGYCGHYAFYHALYPRAWTVYELPGQNVVLTCRQVSPVIPHDYQDSSLPVALLIWEVENENDEDVDVSIMFSLQNGTGTKEDKRGGHWNEPFTFEKEGKQVAGVLLHHCTPVNPFTFAISAWEKAGTRVTHFTAFSPTGSGKEVWQDLLQDGRLDSPVGRSTPTEKGEAVAAAVCASCTVPARGHRTLELALAWDMPWVRFGSKEKLHLRRYTRYFNSKGDVAPALSHYALTHYEEWEKKIDAWQKPVLENSHLPAWYKSALFNELYFLTDGGTIWVELPPDGCAEDVQGLAGAGLSQHLPVLREYGRFAYLEGQEYRMYNTYDVHFYASFALVMLWPKLQISLQYDIAASVVNEDVQPRQYLMSGRTAQVKLKNVVPHDIGDPDDEPWQRVNAYMIHDTAHWKDLNLKFVLQVYRDYHLTHNSQYLRDMWPVCQAVMESELKFDTDNDGLIENGGFADQTYDAWIVTGASAYCGGLWLAAVCMMCKMADMLGDGEILQKYTAILEKGKEAFERLLWNGKYYNYDSSGSVTSSSIMSDQCAGQWFLGACGLDQEVFPKSHVVSALKTIFENNVMGFAGGTMGAVNGMTSDGVPDASSVQSNEVWIGVVYALAATMIQEGLVQEGFRTAEGCYQTVWEQLGMAFQTPEAYCEKKIFRSLAYMRPLSIWSMQLALERHQHPQNPPRQNPSTLEP; this comes from the exons ATATTTCAGATGGTGGTACAAGAAAACCCGCCTAGAGAAGAAATACCCATTCATTGACCTTATAAGAGCAGTTCCTCTACGGCAGATCTATG GGTGCCCGCTGGGCGGGATCGGGGGAGGCACCATCACCCGCGGCTGGCGGGGCGAGTTCTGCCGCTGGCAGCTAAATCCTGGGCTTTACCATTACGAAACAGTCATCGCTGACCAG tTTACAGTTTGTCTGCGTCGCAAGGGGCAGACTGTTTACCAGCAGGTGCTGTCCGTGGAGAAACCCAGTACTCTGCAGGACTGGAACTGGGGCTACTGTGGCCACTATGCCTTCTACCACGCGCTGTACCCTCGTGCCTGGACAGTCTACGAGCTCCCAGGGCAAAATGTGGTGCTCACTTGCCGCCAGGTCTCTCCTGTCATCCCCCATGACTACCAG GACtccagcctgccagtggcattgCTCATCTGGGAGGTGGAGAATGAGAATGACGAGGATGTGGATGTCTCCATCATGTTCAGCCTGCAGAATGGCACGGGTACGAAGGAGGACAAGAGAGGGGGGCACTGGAACGAGCCCTTCACCTTTGAGAAGGAGGGCAAACAGGTTGCTGGCGTTCTGCTGCATCACTGCACTCCCGTGAATCCCTTCACCTTTGCTATCTCTGCCTGGGAGAAG GCTGGCACCAGAGTTACCCACTTCACAGCATTCAGTCCCACAGGATCAGGTAAAGAGGTGTGGCAAGACCTCCTTCAGGATGGCAGGCTGGATTCCCCTGTGG GTAGAAGTACCCCAACAGAGAAGGGGGAGGCAGTTGCAGCAGCTGTGTGTGCCAGTTGTACGGTGCCTGCCCGAGGGCACAGGACGCTTGAGCTGGCTCTGGCATGGGACATGCCCTGGGTTCGTTTTGGCTCGAAGGAGAAGCTGCATCTCAG GCGATACACACGCTATTTTAACAGCAAAGGCGATGTTGCTCCTGCCCTGTCACATTATGCGCTAACGCACTATGAGGAGTGGGAGAAGAAGATTGATGCATGGCAGAAGCCCGTCCTGGAGAACAG CCACCTGCCTGCCTGGTACAAGTCCGCCCTGTTCAATGAGCTGTACTTCCTAACGGACGGGGGGACCATCTGGGTGGAGCTGCCCCCGGACGGCTGCGCGGAGGACGTGCAGGGGCTGGCAGGGGCTGGCCTGTCCCAGCATCTCCCTGTCCTGCGGGAGTATGGAAGGTTTGCTTATTTGGAAG GCCAGGAGTACCGGATGTACAATACCTACGATGTCCACTTCTATGCCTCCTTTGCTCTCGTCATGCTGTGGCCCAAGCTGCAGATCAGCCTGCAATATGACATTG ctgcctcAGTGGTGAATGAGGATGTCCAGCCCCGGCAGTACTTGATGTCTGGTCGGACGGCCCAGGTGAAGCTGAAGAACGTGGTGCCCCACGACATTGGGGATCCAG ATGATGAACCATGGCAGCGTGTCAATGCCTATATGATACACGACACAGCCCACTGGAAGGACCTGAACCTGAAGTTTGTGCTGCAAGTGTACCGTGACTACCACCTAACACACAACTCCCAGTACTTGCGGGACATGTGGCCAGTCTGCCAG GCTGTGATGGAGTCAGAGCTGAAGTTTGACACAGATAATGATGGGCTCATCGAAAATGGTGGCTTTGCTGACCAGACATATGATGCGTGGATAGTAACAGGAGCCAG TGCCTACTGTGGTGGGCTGTGGCTGGCAGCTGTCTGTATGATGTGCAAGATGGCAGATATGCTAGGCGATGGTGAGATCCTGCAGAAATACACTGCCATcctggagaagggcaaggaggcgtTTGAGAGGCTGCTCTGGAACG GAAAATACTATAACTATGACAGCAGTGGGAGTGTCACTTCCAGCAGCATCATGTCAGACCAGTGTGCTGGGCAGTGGTTCCTTGGGGCTTGTGGCCTGGACCAAGAG GTCTTCCCCAAGAGTCATGTTGTCAGTGCGCTGAAGACCATCTTTGAGAACAACGTCATGGGCTTTGCCGGTGGCACCATGGGAGCCGTGAATGGCATGACGTCTGATGGGGTGCCAGACGCTTCCAGCGTACAGTCCAACGAGGTGTGGATCGGGGTAGTATATGCCTTGGCTGCCACCATGATCCAGGAG GGCCTGGTGCAGGAAGGTTTTCGCACAGCAGAGGGCTGCTACCAGACAGTTTGGGAGCAGTTGGGCATGGCCTTCCAGACACCAGAGGCCTACTGTGAGAAGAAGATCTTCCGCTCACTGGCCTACATGCGGCCCCTTAGCATCTGGAGCATGCAGCTGGCCCTAGAGAGGCACCAGCATCCACAGAACCCGCCTAGGCAAAATCCCTCAACCCTTGAGCCCTAG